A single region of the Nicotiana sylvestris chromosome 6, ASM39365v2, whole genome shotgun sequence genome encodes:
- the LOC104212589 gene encoding UBP1-associated protein 2C-like: protein MDLLKKRKLEDNGVITDVPVTSRLTIEDARKILESVTPEQMLEILQTAVVRHADVLDQVRVIADRDTTQRKLFIRGLGWETNTEKLKAIFGNYGELEEAVVINDKATGKSKGYGFVTFKHVDGALLALKEPSKKIDGRMAVTQLASAGIQGGPGGGSTNNPVDVSARKIYVANVPYDMQAERILQHFCMYGEIEEGPLGFDKATGKSKGYALFVYKTAEAAKASLVDPVKNIDGHQLNCKLAIDGKKGGKPGGGAQAQTDGHVDQVGPGQYGGPSGITGYGGFPGHSTFGGPGGHGPNSAYGSGNGIGVGGPGGGSSYGGSQPGGSVSGGGYGGLYGGGGGSHYGGPGSAGYGALASSATGGGGGYGGPGALGGGGYGSTGALGGGGLSGVGGALGGAGRGSSMYGLPPSSTGLASGDYPPQGPHYSQQNQVPGVSPAPRVAPGGMYQGMHSYY, encoded by the coding sequence ATGGACCTTTTGAAGAAACGAAAGCTCGAGGATAACGGCGTTATCACCGACGTCCCCGTTACCAGTAGACTCACAATCGAAGACGCACGGAAGATTCTAGAATCAGTCACCCCCGAACAAATGCTCGAAATCCTACAAACCGCTGTTGTACGTCACGCCGACGTTTTAGACCAAGTACGAGTAATTGCCGATCGCGACACCACTCAACGGAAGCTCTTCATTCGCGGACTCGGCTGGGAAACGAATACGGAAAAACTTAAAGCAATTTTCGGAAATTACGGCGAGTTAGAAGAAGCCGTCGTAATTAACGATAAAGCCACTGGTAAAAGCAAAGGTTACGGGTTCGTTACGTTTAAGCATGTTGATGGAGCTTTACTTGCTTTGAAGGAGCCGAGTAAGAAGATCGATGGACGAATGGCAGTGACTCAGCTCGCGTCAGCTGGGATTCAAGGTGGGCCTGGTGGCGGGAGTACCAATAATCCGGTTGATGTGTCGGCGAGGAAGATTTATGTAGCGAATGTGCCGTATGATATGCAGGCCGAGAGGATTTTACAGCATTTTTGTATGTATGGGGAAATAGAGGAAGGGCCATTAGGGTTTGATAAGGCGACTGGGAAGTCGAAAGGGTATGCTTTGTTTGTGTATAAGACGGCGGAGGCGGCTAAGGCTTCGCTAGTGGATCCTGTTAAGAATATTGATGGGCATCAGTTGAATTGTAAGCTAGCTATTGATGGGAAGAAAGGGGGGAAGCCTGGAGGAGGAGCTCAGGCTCAAACTGATGGTCATGTTGATCAGGTTGGCCCGGGCCAGTATGGTGGGCCTAGTGGGATTACTGGTTATGGTGGATTTCCAGGGCATTCAACCTTTGGTGGACCCGGCGGACATGGGCCCAATTCAGCATACGGTAGTGGGAATGGTATAGGTGTGGGTGGCCCCGGTGGTGGTTCATCTTATGGTGGGAGCCAACCTGGGGGTTCTGTTAGTGGTGGTGGGTATGGTGGTCTATATGGTGGAGGTGGGGGATCTCATTATGGTGGACCTGGTTCAGCTGGATATGGCGCGTTGGCCAGTAGTGCTACTGGTGGTGGTGGTGGATATGGCGGTCCTGGGGCATTGGGAGGTGGTGGATATGGCAGCACTGGGGCGCTGGGAGGTGGTGGATTAAGTGGAGTTGGTGGTGCATTAGGCGGTGCAGGCCGTGGCTCTTCAATGTATGGGTTACCCCCAAGCTCAACTGGGTTGGCTTCAGGAGATTATCCACCACAGGGTCCTCATTACAGTCAACAAAACCAAGTGCCCGGGGTATCACCTGCACCTAGAGTTGCACCTGGGGGTATGTACCAGGGGATGCATTCATACTACTGA